One Salvia splendens isolate huo1 chromosome 12, SspV2, whole genome shotgun sequence genomic window carries:
- the LOC121757640 gene encoding uncharacterized protein LOC121757640 — MLSKYCNKASPLTVRPSGRHSATWKRLIRARAHAQPHIRWVVGNGKIFFWDDKWLGESTLRDHALDDRGHPNTLVRDFIREGTWDEPKIRMLHDRDGLPLHIIGQILATPIVPEGPDIPRWTISPLGDFSLATTWATVRTSQPIVRGLEDIWKAGLTTSISIFSWRLLSNRIPVDTKLQWRKMELASKCQCCPRRPGVESLQHLFAQGVGAISVWTEFDDWFEGSTPSLRINDTIPDRLVVWTRRTQQASKKHLSRSMPYLIMWFLWAERNRSRHQMTQFKPFNVVWQMQTFIRNSMAAGRIKPKHWKGVRLKMSIPSEAEPRLPRPLAMSVKWQPPDQATLKINTDGAFSEATGKVAGGGLIRNHLGKMILAFATPLDAQSALEAELKAAHLGLALARNFMQTMWLELDSEQVIKLINGTAWGPAHARHDIARLRALKCHTNFRASFIHREGNMAADFLAKLGMERPEFCQFNDSTAPRLLKAMIRMEEIGVPNIRVRGDNHD, encoded by the coding sequence ATGCTGTCCAAGTATTGCAATAAAGCATCTCCGCTCACCGTTAGGCCTTCGGGAAGACATAGCGCTACCTGGAAGAGGCTCATTAGAGCTCGCGCCCATGCACAACCCCATATTCGTTGGGTGGTGGGGAATGGCAAAATCTTCTTTTGGGACGATAAGTGGCTTGGAGAATCCACCCTGAGAGATCACGCACTCGATGACAGGGGACATCCGAATACCCTGGTCCGAGATTTCATCCGGGAAGGAACTTGGGATGAGCCTAAGATTCGGATGCTTCATGATCGGGATGGTCTTCCACTTCATATTATCGGGCAAATCCTAGCCACGCCAATTGTACCAGAAGGCCCAGATATCCCGAGATGGACTATCTCGCCCCTCGGGGACTTCTCCCTCGCTACAACATGGGCAACTGTCCGAACTAGCCAACCCATTGTCCGGGGCTTAGAGGATATTTGGAAGGCCGGCCTTACCACCTCTATCTCCATTTTCTCATGGAGGCTGCTCTCCAACCGAATTCCCGTGGATACAAAACTCCAATGGCGGAAGATGGAGTTGGCATCGAAGTGCCAATGTTGCCCACGGAGGCCAGGCGTTGAGTCCCTGCAGCACCTTTTCGCCCAAGGGGTTGGAGCAATCAGTGTTTGGACAGAATTTGATGACTGGTTTGAGGGTTCGACCCCATCATTGCGGATTAATGATACGATCCCAGATAGGCTGGTGGTCTGGACACGGAGAACACAACAAGCAAGCAAGAAGCATCTCAGCCGTTCCATGCCATACCTCATCATGTGGTTCCTTTGGGCTGAACGCAATAGGAGCCGGCATCAAATGACACAGTTCAAGCCATTTAATGTGGTGTGGCAAATGCAAACTTTTATCCGGAATAGCATGGCCGCAGGGCGAATCAaaccgaaacattggaagggcgTGAGACTGAAGATGAGTATTCCAAGCGAGGCCGAGCCAAGATTGCCGAGACCCCTAGCCATGTCGGTCAAATGGCAACCCCCAGATCAGGCAACTCTCAAGATCAACACAGATGGAGCCTTCTCGGAAGCTACGGGCAAGGTGGCAGGGGGTGGATTGATCCGCAACCACCTGGGGAAAATGATCCTCGCCTTCGCCACTCCCCTTGACGCCCAATCGGCCCTGGAGGCGGAGCTTAAGGCCGCGCACCTTGGCCTTGCCTTGGCGAGAAACTTCATGCAAACAATGTGGCTCGAACTGGACTCAGAGCAGGTGATCAAGCTTATCAATGGCACAGCTTGGGGACCGGCCCATGCTCGTCATGATATTGCCCGCCTTAGGGCCCTCAAGTGCCATACTAACTTTCGCGCATCCTTTATCCACCGTGAAGGCAACATGGCGGCGGACTTTCTCGCTAAGTTGGGAATGGAAAGACCAGAATTTTGCCAGTTCAATGACTCCACAGCACCACGGCTCCTCAAGGCCATGATCCGCATGGAAGAAATTGGAGTGCCTAATATTAGAGTCCGGGGTGACAATCACGACTAG